One stretch of Saccharomonospora xinjiangensis XJ-54 DNA includes these proteins:
- a CDS encoding type I polyketide synthase: protein MSNEDRLRDYLRRVSAELRDTKARLRQADDRSHEPVAIVGMSCRFPGGVRTPDDLWDLVAEGRDAVGPFPDDRGWDVEGLHDPDPDHPGTTYAAEGGFLDDAGHFDAAFFGISPREALAMDPQHRLLLESAWEAAEHAGLDPATLRGSRTGVFAGAMYHDYGVRLSPVPKGPGSYLTNDSVGSAVSGRIAYSLGLEGPAVTVDTACSSSLVALHLAAQSLRSGECSLALAGGVAVMATPWLFVEMSRQRGLASDGRCKAFAASSDGAGFSEGAGLVMLERLSDAERNGHRVLAVIRGTAVNSDGASNGFTAPNGPSQERVIHEALAAARLGAKDIDVVEAHGTGTSLGDPIEANALLSAYGRDRAHGRPLWLGSIKSNIAHAQAAAGIAGVIKMVQAMRNGTLPRTLHVDQPSPKIDWSSGAVELLTEARQWPRTGQPRRAGVSSFGISGTNAHVILEQAPPEEEPEADDRPCGPALWTVSGRSKAALRAQAATLLAFTDDHPDVDPADLGHALATTRTPFEHRAAMVGGNREQLRSALAALAEDRPSAGLVEGVAPGEARVVFVFPGQGTHWAGMARQLLDTCPVFAESIRACARELSRFTDWDPLAVLRGEPDAPPLERVDVLQPVSFAMMVSLARLWESRGVRADAVIGHSQGEIAAAHVAGALSLADACRVVALRSRELLALAGRGGMISVERPFDEVTRWLKPWGDRLAIAAVNGPTSVVVSGDADALAEFGRMLSAEGALRWQLPGVDFAAHSPRIDALAEALHDVLAPVRPGTAEIPFFSSTDGRWVEGTELDAAYWYRNLRGTVWFEPAVATLLDEGHSVFIEVSAHPVLTMGITATAEQRDTRVRTAGTLRRGEGGLDRFLLSLGEAHVHGVRPDWPSVFGLARPKRVELPTYAFQRERYWGGPSGETADAGSLGLAATDHAILGAAVPLADTGGFLLSGRLSRRTHPWLADHAVADTVILPGTAFLELALRAADEAGCEVIDELVVEAPLVLPEQGGVAVQVLVGAADESGAREVSVHARPESGERPWTRHAVGILTGTPAAPAGDLTTWPPQGAEPIDLDGFYDRINDTTLYYGPAFQGLRAAWRLGRDVYAEVALPEAVANEVAGYGLHPALLDAALHGLGLGSLLKGGQDPGSVPLPFSWTGLRVAATGATALRVRLSPAERDDEIAVFAADESGAPVASVASLAVRPVSGEQLRAARDDDGGALYRLDWIPTPPSSEAPRCVLAGPDPFGLDLAERVAELASVPDPVPDAVVVAVAPVNARDGEAAADTVLEHVNAVLALAQNWLDDDRFADSRLVLVTRGAVATSGDDGEGDTVHSALWGLLRSAQSENPGRFVLVDLDAHADSPASLAAAVATGEPQLAIRAGGLLRARLGVAEASEALAPPDAAAWRLDIPVTGTFDNLTLTECPEVLEPLGPGQVRVEVRAAGLNFRDVLYGLGLSLGEGSFGGEAAGVVLETGPGVTGLAPGDRVMGAIAGSFGPIAVADHRMMTRIPAGLSFAEAATVPIAFLTAYYGLVDLAGLTRGESVLVHAAAGGVGMAAVQIARHLGAEVHGTASEGKWPALRATGFTDDHIASSRSLDFAERFLGETGGRGVDVVLNSLAGEFVDTSLELLPRGGRFLEMGKTDKREPGEVASAHPGVEYTAYDLQEAGLGRIKAMLDELSALFERGVLRPLPHRAWDVRNAPSAFRFLSQAKHVGKLVLTVPRRSRQDTVLVTGGTGTLGGLVARHLVAEHGARHVVLASRSGRRDPDLATELAELGAEVTFAACDVADRDALAALLATIPADRPLTGVVHAAGVLDDAVIGSLTPERVERVLRPKVRGALNLHELTRDADLSMFVLFSSGAATFGSPGQGNYAAANAFLDALAAHRRIRGLPAVSLAWGLWAQRSALTEGLDDIDLGRMARGGAAALSTEDALRLFDTALGRDEAVLVPVRIDTAAMRAEGDSLPPLFHNLVKGRLRRAMVTAGAVAGAANDRSLLTRLPAMTSAERRAALLELVCLHAAAVLGHGSADGIEAERAFKDLGFDSLTSLELRNRLTSATGLKLRATLIFDHPTPVELAQRLLTDLVPDSADSGDGGDTEIGAADAVTVEHSDAEIERLLATIPAHRVREAGLVEALARLAVTSPDGEGGEGGDTADAAGPPEAEGALDELDVQGLLLKAQQSLGS, encoded by the coding sequence ATGTCGAACGAGGACAGGCTTCGCGATTACCTGCGGCGAGTGTCGGCCGAACTGCGCGACACCAAGGCGCGGTTGCGACAAGCCGATGATCGGTCGCACGAACCGGTGGCGATCGTCGGGATGAGCTGCCGGTTCCCCGGTGGCGTCCGCACACCCGACGACCTGTGGGACCTCGTGGCCGAAGGACGGGATGCGGTGGGACCGTTCCCGGACGATCGGGGCTGGGACGTCGAGGGCCTTCACGACCCCGACCCGGACCACCCCGGCACGACCTACGCCGCCGAGGGCGGCTTCCTCGACGACGCAGGCCATTTCGACGCGGCTTTCTTCGGCATCAGCCCGCGTGAGGCGCTGGCCATGGACCCGCAGCACCGGCTCCTTCTGGAGTCGGCGTGGGAGGCGGCCGAGCACGCCGGGCTCGACCCGGCCACGCTGCGCGGATCGCGGACGGGCGTCTTCGCGGGGGCCATGTACCACGACTACGGCGTCCGGCTCAGCCCCGTGCCCAAGGGGCCGGGCAGCTACCTGACCAACGACAGCGTCGGCAGCGCGGTGTCCGGCAGGATCGCCTACTCGCTCGGGCTCGAAGGTCCCGCGGTGACGGTGGACACGGCGTGCTCGTCGTCGCTGGTGGCGCTGCACCTCGCCGCGCAGTCGCTGCGATCCGGCGAATGCTCGCTGGCGCTCGCCGGGGGTGTGGCCGTGATGGCGACGCCGTGGTTGTTCGTCGAGATGAGCAGGCAGCGCGGCCTCGCCTCCGACGGTCGGTGCAAGGCGTTCGCCGCCTCCAGCGACGGTGCGGGCTTCTCCGAGGGCGCTGGCCTGGTGATGCTGGAGCGGCTCAGTGACGCCGAACGCAACGGGCACCGCGTCCTCGCCGTGATCCGGGGTACGGCGGTGAACTCCGACGGCGCGAGCAACGGGTTCACCGCGCCGAACGGCCCCTCGCAGGAACGGGTCATCCACGAGGCCCTCGCGGCTGCCCGGCTGGGCGCCAAGGACATCGACGTGGTGGAGGCGCACGGCACGGGCACGTCGCTCGGCGACCCGATCGAGGCCAACGCGCTGCTGTCGGCCTACGGGCGCGACCGCGCGCACGGACGTCCGCTGTGGCTGGGCTCGATCAAGTCGAACATCGCCCACGCGCAGGCGGCGGCCGGGATCGCCGGTGTGATCAAGATGGTCCAGGCGATGCGCAACGGGACACTGCCGCGCACCCTCCACGTCGATCAGCCGTCACCGAAAATCGACTGGTCTTCCGGCGCGGTGGAACTGCTCACCGAAGCCAGGCAGTGGCCGAGGACGGGGCAGCCGAGAAGGGCGGGAGTGTCCTCGTTCGGCATCAGCGGGACCAACGCCCACGTCATCCTGGAACAGGCGCCGCCGGAGGAGGAACCCGAAGCGGACGACCGCCCCTGCGGACCCGCGCTGTGGACAGTGTCCGGCCGGAGCAAGGCCGCGCTGCGGGCGCAGGCAGCCACCTTACTGGCCTTTACAGACGATCATCCTGACGTGGACCCCGCCGATCTCGGGCACGCACTGGCCACCACGCGCACACCGTTCGAGCATCGCGCGGCGATGGTCGGCGGCAACCGTGAACAGCTCAGGTCGGCACTCGCCGCGCTCGCCGAGGACCGGCCCTCGGCAGGGCTCGTCGAAGGGGTAGCCCCGGGCGAGGCCCGGGTGGTGTTCGTGTTCCCCGGGCAGGGCACTCACTGGGCAGGCATGGCGAGACAACTGCTGGACACCTGCCCTGTCTTCGCCGAGTCGATCCGAGCCTGCGCGCGAGAGCTGTCCCGCTTCACCGACTGGGATCCGCTCGCGGTGCTGCGGGGCGAGCCGGACGCTCCACCACTGGAGCGGGTGGACGTTCTCCAGCCGGTGTCGTTCGCGATGATGGTGTCGCTGGCCCGGCTGTGGGAGTCGCGAGGGGTGCGCGCCGACGCGGTGATCGGGCATTCCCAGGGCGAGATCGCGGCTGCCCACGTGGCGGGGGCACTCTCGCTGGCCGACGCCTGCCGTGTCGTCGCTCTGCGCAGCCGCGAACTGCTGGCCCTGGCGGGCCGGGGCGGCATGATCTCGGTGGAGCGGCCCTTCGACGAGGTCACGCGATGGCTTAAACCGTGGGGAGATCGCCTGGCGATCGCGGCGGTGAACGGCCCCACCTCGGTGGTGGTCTCCGGGGACGCGGACGCGCTCGCCGAGTTCGGGCGCATGCTGTCCGCCGAAGGCGCGCTGCGCTGGCAGCTTCCCGGCGTCGATTTCGCCGCGCACTCGCCGAGGATCGACGCACTCGCCGAGGCACTGCACGACGTGCTGGCCCCGGTGCGGCCCGGCACGGCCGAGATTCCCTTCTTCTCGTCAACGGACGGCCGGTGGGTCGAGGGCACCGAGTTGGACGCCGCGTACTGGTACCGGAACCTGCGCGGGACGGTGTGGTTCGAACCGGCCGTCGCGACGCTGCTGGACGAGGGCCACTCGGTGTTCATCGAGGTCAGCGCGCATCCGGTGCTCACCATGGGCATCACGGCGACGGCCGAGCAGCGCGACACCCGCGTCCGCACCGCGGGCACGCTGCGCAGGGGTGAGGGCGGCCTCGACCGGTTCCTGCTCTCGCTCGGCGAGGCGCACGTCCACGGTGTTCGCCCCGACTGGCCTTCGGTGTTCGGGCTCGCGCGACCGAAGCGGGTGGAGCTGCCCACCTACGCCTTCCAGCGCGAGCGGTACTGGGGCGGCCCTTCCGGGGAGACGGCCGACGCCGGGAGCCTCGGCCTGGCCGCCACCGACCACGCGATTCTCGGGGCCGCCGTGCCGTTGGCCGACACCGGCGGGTTCCTGCTCAGCGGACGGCTGTCCCGCCGTACGCACCCCTGGCTTGCCGACCACGCCGTGGCGGACACGGTGATCCTGCCCGGCACGGCGTTTCTGGAGCTGGCCCTGCGCGCCGCCGACGAGGCGGGCTGCGAGGTGATCGACGAACTGGTCGTCGAGGCACCGCTCGTGCTGCCCGAACAGGGCGGCGTCGCGGTGCAGGTCCTCGTCGGCGCCGCCGACGAGTCGGGCGCGCGGGAGGTGAGTGTGCACGCCCGCCCCGAATCGGGGGAGCGGCCGTGGACCCGCCACGCCGTCGGAATCCTCACCGGCACACCGGCGGCACCCGCAGGCGATCTGACGACGTGGCCGCCGCAGGGTGCGGAGCCGATCGATCTCGACGGTTTCTACGACCGCATCAACGACACGACCCTCTACTACGGACCGGCTTTCCAGGGGTTGCGCGCCGCGTGGCGGCTGGGCAGGGACGTCTATGCCGAGGTGGCACTCCCCGAGGCGGTCGCGAACGAGGTGGCCGGATACGGCCTGCACCCGGCGTTGCTGGACGCCGCGCTGCACGGCCTCGGTCTCGGTTCGCTGCTGAAAGGCGGGCAGGACCCCGGCAGTGTGCCGCTGCCGTTCTCCTGGACCGGACTTCGGGTGGCCGCCACCGGCGCCACAGCGCTCCGAGTGCGGCTGTCCCCCGCGGAGCGGGACGATGAGATCGCTGTGTTCGCCGCCGACGAGAGCGGGGCACCGGTGGCCTCCGTGGCCTCGCTGGCCGTCCGCCCGGTCTCGGGAGAGCAGCTGCGGGCCGCCCGCGACGACGACGGCGGCGCGCTGTACCGCCTCGACTGGATTCCCACGCCGCCGAGCAGCGAGGCACCGCGGTGCGTGCTGGCAGGGCCGGATCCGTTCGGGCTCGACCTCGCCGAGCGGGTCGCCGAGCTGGCCTCCGTCCCCGATCCGGTGCCGGATGCCGTCGTGGTCGCCGTCGCTCCGGTGAACGCCCGTGACGGTGAGGCCGCTGCTGACACCGTGCTGGAGCACGTCAACGCGGTGCTGGCGCTGGCACAGAACTGGCTCGACGACGACAGGTTCGCCGACTCCCGGCTGGTTCTCGTCACCCGTGGAGCGGTCGCCACGTCCGGTGACGACGGCGAAGGCGATACCGTCCACAGTGCACTGTGGGGTCTGCTGCGCTCGGCCCAGTCGGAGAACCCCGGCCGGTTCGTGCTCGTGGACCTCGACGCGCACGCCGATTCCCCGGCCAGCCTCGCCGCCGCCGTGGCCACCGGTGAACCGCAACTGGCGATCCGCGCCGGTGGGCTCCTGCGCGCCAGGCTCGGCGTCGCCGAGGCGAGCGAGGCGCTCGCACCACCGGACGCCGCTGCCTGGCGACTGGACATCCCGGTCACCGGCACGTTCGACAACCTGACTCTCACGGAGTGTCCCGAGGTGCTCGAACCGCTCGGGCCGGGGCAGGTCAGGGTCGAGGTGCGCGCGGCGGGACTGAACTTCCGCGACGTGCTGTACGGGCTTGGTCTCTCCCTCGGCGAAGGCTCCTTCGGCGGGGAAGCGGCCGGTGTGGTGCTGGAAACCGGGCCCGGCGTCACCGGGCTCGCCCCCGGTGACCGGGTGATGGGGGCGATCGCGGGCTCGTTCGGGCCGATCGCGGTGGCCGACCATCGCATGATGACCCGGATTCCGGCCGGGTTGAGTTTCGCCGAGGCGGCCACGGTGCCGATCGCCTTTCTCACCGCGTACTACGGTCTCGTCGATCTCGCGGGGCTCACGCGGGGTGAGTCGGTGCTCGTGCACGCCGCCGCAGGCGGTGTCGGCATGGCCGCCGTGCAGATCGCCCGGCACCTCGGGGCCGAGGTGCACGGCACCGCCAGTGAAGGTAAGTGGCCCGCGCTGCGCGCGACCGGATTCACCGACGACCACATCGCCTCCTCGCGGTCGCTCGACTTCGCGGAGCGGTTCCTCGGCGAGACCGGAGGCCGGGGTGTCGATGTGGTGCTCAACTCGCTCGCGGGCGAGTTCGTGGATACCTCACTGGAACTGCTGCCGAGGGGCGGCCGGTTCCTGGAGATGGGCAAGACCGACAAGCGCGAGCCCGGCGAGGTCGCCTCGGCTCACCCTGGTGTGGAGTACACGGCCTACGACCTTCAGGAGGCCGGTCTCGGCCGGATCAAGGCCATGCTCGACGAGCTGAGTGCCTTGTTCGAGCGCGGGGTTCTCCGCCCGCTGCCGCATCGGGCGTGGGACGTCCGCAACGCGCCGTCGGCCTTCCGTTTCCTGAGCCAGGCCAAGCACGTGGGCAAACTCGTGCTGACCGTGCCGAGACGGAGCAGGCAGGACACGGTGCTGGTCACCGGTGGGACCGGAACCCTCGGCGGGCTGGTCGCCCGGCACCTCGTGGCCGAGCACGGCGCCCGGCACGTCGTGCTGGCGAGCCGCAGCGGGCGCCGCGACCCGGACCTGGCGACCGAACTGGCCGAGCTGGGTGCCGAGGTCACCTTCGCCGCCTGCGACGTTGCCGACCGCGACGCGCTCGCCGCGCTGCTCGCGACCATTCCCGCCGACCGGCCGCTGACGGGCGTGGTGCATGCCGCAGGGGTGCTCGACGACGCCGTGATCGGCTCACTCACTCCCGAGCGGGTGGAGCGGGTGTTGCGGCCCAAGGTGCGCGGCGCGCTGAACCTTCACGAGCTGACCCGCGACGCCGACCTGTCGATGTTCGTGCTCTTCTCCTCAGGCGCGGCCACCTTCGGCTCGCCGGGACAGGGCAACTACGCGGCGGCGAACGCGTTCCTCGACGCGCTGGCCGCACACCGCCGAATCAGGGGGCTGCCCGCCGTGTCGCTGGCCTGGGGACTCTGGGCGCAGCGCAGCGCACTGACCGAGGGCCTCGACGACATCGACCTCGGGCGCATGGCACGGGGCGGAGCCGCCGCACTGTCCACAGAGGATGCGCTGCGGCTCTTCGACACCGCGCTCGGCAGGGACGAGGCAGTACTCGTGCCCGTGCGGATCGACACCGCGGCGATGCGGGCCGAAGGAGACTCCCTGCCGCCCCTGTTCCACAATCTCGTCAAGGGAAGGCTACGGCGTGCCATGGTGACGGCCGGAGCGGTGGCCGGAGCGGCGAACGACCGGTCGCTGCTCACGCGGCTGCCCGCGATGACCTCGGCCGAACGCCGCGCGGCGCTGCTGGAGCTGGTGTGCCTGCACGCGGCGGCGGTGCTGGGACACGGCTCCGCCGACGGGATCGAGGCGGAACGGGCGTTCAAGGACCTCGGGTTCGACTCGCTGACCTCACTGGAACTGCGCAACCGGCTCACCTCGGCCACCGGTCTGAAGCTGAGGGCCACGCTGATCTTCGATCACCCCACCCCGGTGGAGCTGGCGCAGCGGTTGCTCACCGACCTGGTGCCCGACAGCGCCGACAGTGGCGACGGTGGCGACACCGAAATCGGCGCAGCCGACGCGGTGACCGTCGAACACAGCGACGCCGAGATCGAACGGCTGCTGGCCACGATCCCGGCGCACCGGGTCAGGGAGGCCGGACTGGTGGAGGCGCTGGCCCGGCTCGCGGTGACGTCACCGGACGGCGAGGGCGGCGAGGGTGGCGACACCGCTGACGCCGCAGGCCCACCCGAGGCCGAGGGCGCCCTCGACGAATTGGACGTGCAGGGCCTCCTGCTCAAAGCACAGCAGAGCCTCGGCTCCTGA